In the Streptomyces sp. BHT-5-2 genome, one interval contains:
- a CDS encoding GntR family transcriptional regulator: MAPGPESSVIRRSTLREQIADALRDEVLAGRLPSGHPFTVKEIADQYGVSATPVREALLDLCAQGLLDVEQHRGFKVHAFSADDFRAMVEARTLIIEGIFRSNAERALLSTPAEVLISIRRRAEEAERAARAGDLDVLIGYDLRFWRELSGIVQNPYISDFLDRIRVQTWMFAVPLLRREPHLKGSLWHGHSELADALLRHDLTDAQRLIADYNAHSLALVGTAG; this comes from the coding sequence ATGGCCCCGGGCCCGGAGAGCTCAGTGATACGGCGCAGCACCCTGCGCGAGCAGATCGCCGACGCGCTGCGCGACGAGGTCCTGGCCGGCCGGCTCCCCTCCGGCCACCCCTTCACCGTCAAGGAGATCGCCGACCAGTACGGCGTCTCCGCGACACCGGTGCGCGAGGCGCTGCTCGACCTGTGCGCCCAGGGCCTGCTCGACGTCGAACAGCACCGCGGCTTCAAGGTCCACGCCTTCAGCGCCGACGACTTCCGCGCCATGGTCGAGGCCCGCACCCTGATCATCGAGGGCATCTTCCGCAGCAACGCCGAACGGGCGCTGCTGTCCACCCCCGCCGAGGTGCTGATCTCGATCCGCCGCCGCGCCGAGGAGGCCGAACGCGCCGCCCGGGCCGGCGACCTGGACGTCCTCATCGGCTACGACCTGCGGTTCTGGCGCGAGCTGAGCGGCATCGTCCAGAACCCCTACATCAGCGACTTCCTGGACCGGATCCGCGTCCAGACCTGGATGTTCGCGGTGCCGCTGCTGCGCCGCGAGCCGCACCTCAAGGGCAGCCTCTGGCACGGCCACAGTGAACTGGCCGACGCCCTGCTGCGGCACGACCTGACCGACGCCCAGCGGCTGATCGCCGACTACAACGCACACTCCCTCGCCCTCGTGGGAACGGCCGGGTAG
- a CDS encoding MFS transporter: protein MPLSHTPTAQVAAPAATVAPAPRHWLRAGGLMAASGWSANQYSSLLGAYRAHLGLTAATTTALFAVYILGLIPALLAGGPLADRLGRRRVALAGLGVSALATCLLMTGPAVPALLWPGRFLTGVGAGTLLTAGSVWIKELSAAPYGTAPTPGAAARRSGLFLSAGFATGGLAASLIAQWAPHPMVLAYVPHLALSAAAALSAARAPETVPARAPHTGAAGPAAPVHRVPFRRLVVPVAPWVFAGPALAFAVLPGLVDARLHGWQTVYAGVVTAVTPGAGLLVAPLARRLTVRHRLATAAAGLLVTAAGLLLGALAAAHAQPAAALLAAALLGTGYGLCVAYGLTEVAALAPPHHLAGLTARFWAVSYLGFLTPYGVTVLSGAFAPPAILTGVAVLALLTLAVLLRPGARHSAPLS, encoded by the coding sequence ATGCCCCTGTCACACACCCCGACGGCGCAAGTCGCCGCCCCGGCCGCCACCGTGGCCCCGGCTCCCCGCCACTGGCTCCGTGCCGGCGGGCTGATGGCCGCCTCCGGGTGGAGCGCCAACCAGTACTCCTCCCTCCTCGGCGCCTACCGCGCCCACCTCGGTCTGACCGCCGCCACCACCACCGCCCTCTTCGCCGTCTACATCCTCGGCCTGATCCCGGCCCTCCTCGCGGGCGGCCCGCTCGCCGACCGCCTCGGCCGCCGCCGGGTCGCCCTGGCCGGCCTCGGCGTCTCGGCCCTGGCGACCTGCCTGCTGATGACCGGCCCGGCCGTCCCCGCGCTGCTGTGGCCAGGCCGCTTCCTCACCGGCGTCGGCGCCGGCACCCTGCTCACCGCCGGCAGCGTCTGGATCAAGGAACTCTCCGCCGCGCCGTACGGCACCGCCCCCACCCCCGGTGCCGCCGCCCGCCGCTCCGGCCTCTTCCTCTCCGCGGGCTTCGCCACCGGCGGCCTGGCGGCCTCCCTCATAGCCCAGTGGGCACCGCACCCGATGGTGCTGGCCTACGTCCCGCACCTCGCCCTGTCCGCGGCCGCCGCACTGAGCGCCGCCCGCGCCCCCGAGACCGTCCCGGCCCGGGCCCCGCACACGGGGGCGGCCGGGCCCGCCGCCCCCGTCCACCGCGTCCCCTTCCGCCGCCTCGTCGTCCCGGTGGCCCCCTGGGTCTTCGCCGGCCCCGCCCTCGCCTTCGCGGTCCTCCCGGGCCTCGTCGACGCCCGCCTGCACGGCTGGCAGACCGTCTACGCGGGCGTCGTCACCGCCGTCACCCCCGGCGCCGGCCTCCTGGTCGCCCCGCTCGCCCGCCGGCTGACCGTCCGGCACCGCCTCGCCACCGCCGCGGCCGGCCTGCTCGTCACCGCCGCCGGGCTGCTCCTCGGCGCCCTCGCCGCCGCCCACGCCCAGCCGGCGGCCGCCCTGCTCGCCGCCGCCCTGCTCGGTACCGGCTACGGCCTCTGCGTCGCCTACGGCCTCACCGAGGTCGCCGCCCTGGCACCGCCGCACCACCTCGCGGGCCTCACCGCGCGCTTCTGGGCCGTCTCCTACCTGGGCTTCCTCACGCCCTACGGGGTCACCGTGCTCAGCGGC
- a CDS encoding N,N-dimethylformamidase beta subunit family domain-containing protein yields the protein MATEQIRRWESGALAHAVTDPFGQGPLPWLRGSETYFDSGRIIPWYVDPAVAHGDLRLPAPRKHNGPRTADDVHRQIKGFAVPGAVAPGEAIDFRVSVDPPQPFSIDVYRIGHYAGAGAAKITTSPRLAGIVQPAPLLVDRTVSCHHWWLSWRLQVPTYWQLGAYVAVLTTADGRYRSHIPFTVRDDQPADLLLLLPDITWQAYNLYPEDGRTGASLYHAWDEKGALLGEGDAATTVSFDRPYAGAGLPLHVGHAYDFIRWAERYGYDLAYADARDLHAGRVDATRYRGVVFPGHDEYWSVPMRRTIEAARDAGTSLVFLSANTMYWQVELSPSPAGPDSLLTCRKRQGPGRPALWRELGNPEQRLMGIQYAGRVPEPAPLVVRNADHWLWEATGAHEGDELPGLVAGEADRYFPRTPLPDHTRRILLSHSPYRDGEGVRRHQETSLYRAPGGALVFSSGTFAWSPALDRPGHIDERVQRATANLLDRICKRD from the coding sequence GTGGCGACGGAACAGATCAGGCGCTGGGAATCGGGCGCCCTCGCCCACGCGGTCACGGATCCGTTCGGACAGGGCCCGCTGCCCTGGCTGCGCGGCAGCGAGACCTACTTCGACTCCGGCCGGATCATCCCCTGGTACGTCGATCCCGCCGTCGCCCACGGCGACCTGCGGCTGCCCGCGCCCCGAAAACACAACGGCCCCCGCACCGCCGACGACGTCCACCGCCAGATCAAGGGCTTCGCCGTCCCCGGCGCGGTGGCCCCCGGCGAGGCCATCGACTTCCGGGTCTCGGTCGACCCGCCGCAGCCCTTCAGCATCGACGTCTACCGCATTGGCCACTACGCCGGCGCCGGCGCCGCCAAGATCACCACCAGCCCCCGCCTCGCCGGCATCGTCCAGCCCGCCCCGCTGCTCGTCGACCGCACCGTCTCCTGCCACCACTGGTGGCTGTCCTGGCGCCTCCAGGTCCCCACCTACTGGCAACTCGGCGCCTACGTGGCCGTCCTGACCACCGCCGACGGCCGCTACCGCTCCCACATCCCCTTCACGGTCCGCGACGACCAGCCCGCCGACCTCCTGCTGCTGCTCCCCGACATCACCTGGCAGGCGTACAACCTCTACCCCGAGGACGGCCGTACGGGCGCCAGCCTCTACCACGCCTGGGACGAGAAGGGCGCCCTCCTCGGCGAAGGGGACGCCGCCACCACCGTCTCCTTCGACCGCCCCTACGCCGGCGCCGGCCTCCCCCTCCATGTGGGCCACGCCTACGACTTCATCCGCTGGGCCGAGCGCTACGGCTACGACCTCGCCTACGCCGACGCCCGCGACCTGCACGCCGGCCGCGTCGACGCCACCCGCTACCGCGGCGTGGTCTTCCCCGGCCACGACGAGTACTGGTCGGTGCCCATGCGCCGCACGATCGAGGCCGCCCGGGACGCCGGCACCTCCCTGGTCTTCCTCTCCGCCAACACCATGTACTGGCAGGTGGAGCTCTCCCCCTCGCCGGCCGGCCCCGACTCCCTGCTCACCTGCCGCAAACGCCAGGGCCCCGGCCGCCCCGCCCTCTGGCGCGAACTGGGCAATCCCGAGCAGCGGTTGATGGGCATCCAGTACGCCGGCCGGGTCCCCGAGCCGGCCCCCCTGGTCGTGCGCAACGCCGACCACTGGCTGTGGGAGGCCACCGGCGCCCACGAGGGCGACGAACTCCCCGGCCTGGTCGCCGGCGAGGCCGACCGCTACTTCCCGCGCACCCCCCTCCCCGACCACACCCGCCGCATCCTGCTCTCCCACTCCCCGTACCGCGACGGCGAGGGCGTCCGCCGCCACCAGGAGACCTCGCTGTACCGCGCGCCCGGCGGCGCCCTGGTCTTCTCGTCCGGCACCTTCGCCTGGTCCCCGGCCCTGGACCGCCCGGGCCACATCGACGAGCGCGTCCAGCGCGCCACGGCCAACCTCCTCGACCGCATCTGCAAGCGCGACTGA
- the purD gene encoding phosphoribosylamine--glycine ligase, producing the protein MKVLVIGGGAREHALCRSLSLDPDVTALHCALGNAGIAEVAELHGVDALDGRAVADLAVRLEADLVVVGPEAPLVAGVADAVRERGIPAFGPSARAAELEGSKAFAKDVMATAGVPTARSYVCATPEQIDAALDAFGAPYVVKDDGLAAGKGVVVTEDLATARAHALACDRVVIEEFLDGPEVSLFAVTDGETVVPLQPAQDFKRAHDGDAGPNTGGMGAYSPLPWADPELVDEVLRTVLQPTVDELRRRGTPFSGLLYAGLAITSRGVRVIEFNARFGDPETQVVLARLKTPLAGLLHAAATGALAAFPPLRWDDGAAVTVVIASHNYPDTPRTGDPIEGLAEVAEQDAPDAYVLHAGTRRDASGAVLSAGGRVLSVTATGADLAAARERAYRAVGRLSLEGSHHRTDIAAKAAAGE; encoded by the coding sequence GTGAAGGTCCTCGTCATCGGCGGCGGCGCCCGCGAACACGCCCTGTGCCGCTCTCTGTCCCTCGACCCCGACGTCACCGCGCTGCACTGCGCCCTCGGCAACGCCGGCATTGCCGAGGTGGCCGAACTGCACGGGGTCGACGCGCTCGACGGCCGGGCGGTGGCCGACCTCGCCGTGCGCCTGGAGGCCGACCTCGTCGTCGTCGGCCCGGAGGCGCCGCTGGTGGCCGGCGTCGCGGACGCGGTCCGCGAGCGCGGCATCCCGGCCTTCGGCCCGTCGGCCCGGGCCGCCGAGCTGGAGGGCTCCAAGGCGTTCGCCAAGGACGTGATGGCCACCGCGGGCGTGCCCACCGCCCGCAGCTACGTCTGCGCCACCCCGGAGCAGATCGACGCCGCCTTGGACGCCTTCGGCGCACCGTACGTCGTCAAGGACGACGGGCTGGCGGCAGGCAAGGGCGTCGTCGTCACCGAGGACCTCGCGACCGCCCGCGCCCACGCGCTGGCCTGTGACCGCGTAGTCATCGAGGAGTTCCTCGACGGCCCGGAGGTCTCCCTCTTCGCCGTCACCGACGGCGAGACCGTCGTCCCGCTCCAGCCCGCCCAGGACTTCAAGCGCGCCCACGACGGCGACGCGGGTCCCAACACCGGCGGCATGGGCGCCTACAGCCCGCTGCCCTGGGCCGACCCCGAGCTGGTCGACGAGGTGCTGCGGACCGTCCTTCAGCCCACCGTCGACGAGCTGCGGCGGCGCGGCACCCCCTTCTCCGGACTGCTCTACGCCGGCCTGGCGATCACCTCCCGCGGGGTCCGGGTGATCGAGTTCAACGCGCGCTTCGGCGACCCGGAGACCCAGGTCGTGCTGGCTCGTCTGAAGACCCCGCTGGCCGGCCTGCTGCACGCCGCCGCCACCGGCGCCCTGGCGGCCTTCCCGCCGCTGCGCTGGGACGACGGCGCCGCGGTCACCGTCGTCATCGCCTCCCACAACTACCCGGACACCCCGCGCACCGGCGACCCGATCGAGGGCCTGGCCGAGGTCGCCGAACAGGACGCCCCCGACGCCTACGTGCTGCACGCCGGCACCCGGCGCGACGCGTCCGGCGCGGTGCTCAGCGCGGGCGGCCGGGTGCTGTCCGTCACGGCCACCGGCGCCGACCTGGCCGCCGCCCGCGAGCGCGCCTACCGCGCCGTCGGCCGGCTCTCCCTGGAGGGCTCGCACCACCGCACCGACATCGCCGCGAAGGCGGCGGCGGGGGAGTAG
- a CDS encoding serine/threonine-protein kinase, with amino-acid sequence MAQARQQGPAGRPGGPAPLGGLAPLGAHDPRRIGDYRLLGRLGEGGMGRVFLARSDRGRTVAVKLVRTELADQEEFRARFRREVRAARKVGGEWTAPVLDADTEAETPWLATGYIAGPSLQQAVGGGGPLPERTVRILAAGLARALRSVHAAGIVHRDLKPSNVLLTLDGPRVIDFGIARALEGLGTGTVTTTGSAVGSPGFMAPEQVRGEPLGPACDVFSLGSVLVYAATGRQPFGTDTTLPHAMMYRIAQEEPDLTGLPEGLRGLVADCLAKDPARRPAPEELAARAEGGLPGGAADDEPWLPGALVARLGRHAVELLEAEDPQHGAERASAAPTAVHPHGRPGAAPAEPASATVAPRAAATPARRRTGRMLLLAGGLALAGTAAAAYALLGGSDGSAAATEKAPAPAAAPGDIPAGYLGVWSTTVGDSDLDVRRFTLVQGKPGETVLRMQATGPTYDCRFTATLKSAGPPVRLGPSTVVSGPPDTCRAGSPSTLQLMAGQLRRTFDDAGGLAPLLYTKTG; translated from the coding sequence ATGGCACAGGCGAGGCAGCAGGGACCGGCCGGACGGCCGGGGGGACCGGCGCCGCTCGGGGGACTGGCACCGCTCGGTGCCCACGACCCCCGGCGGATCGGCGACTACCGCCTGCTCGGACGGCTCGGCGAGGGCGGTATGGGCCGGGTGTTCCTGGCCCGTTCGGACCGCGGCCGGACCGTCGCGGTCAAGTTGGTGCGCACGGAACTGGCCGACCAGGAGGAGTTCCGGGCCCGATTCCGCCGCGAGGTGCGGGCCGCCCGAAAGGTCGGCGGGGAGTGGACCGCGCCGGTCCTGGACGCGGACACCGAGGCCGAGACGCCCTGGCTGGCCACCGGTTACATCGCCGGGCCCTCGCTCCAGCAGGCCGTCGGCGGAGGCGGCCCGCTGCCGGAGCGCACGGTGCGGATCCTGGCCGCCGGGCTCGCCCGCGCGCTGCGCTCCGTCCACGCCGCCGGCATCGTCCACCGCGACCTCAAACCGTCCAACGTCCTGCTCACCCTCGACGGCCCGCGGGTCATCGACTTCGGCATCGCTCGGGCCCTGGAGGGCCTCGGCACGGGCACGGTGACAACCACCGGTTCCGCGGTCGGCTCCCCCGGTTTCATGGCGCCCGAGCAGGTCCGCGGCGAGCCGCTCGGCCCGGCCTGCGACGTCTTCTCGCTCGGCTCGGTGCTGGTCTACGCGGCCACCGGCCGGCAGCCGTTCGGCACCGACACGACGCTGCCGCACGCGATGATGTACCGCATCGCCCAGGAGGAGCCGGACCTGACCGGTCTCCCCGAGGGACTGCGCGGCCTGGTCGCGGACTGCCTGGCCAAGGACCCCGCGCGGCGGCCTGCCCCCGAGGAGCTGGCGGCACGGGCGGAGGGCGGACTGCCCGGCGGCGCGGCCGACGACGAACCCTGGCTCCCGGGGGCGCTGGTCGCCCGCCTGGGGCGGCACGCCGTGGAACTGCTGGAGGCCGAGGACCCGCAGCACGGCGCGGAGCGGGCGTCCGCCGCGCCGACCGCCGTCCACCCCCACGGGCGGCCCGGCGCGGCCCCGGCCGAGCCGGCGTCCGCCACCGTCGCCCCGCGGGCCGCCGCGACCCCGGCACGCCGCCGCACCGGCCGGATGCTGCTGCTCGCGGGCGGACTGGCGCTGGCCGGGACGGCCGCCGCCGCGTACGCGCTGTTGGGCGGCTCGGACGGCAGCGCCGCCGCCACCGAGAAGGCCCCGGCCCCGGCGGCCGCACCGGGCGACATCCCGGCCGGCTATCTGGGCGTCTGGTCGACGACGGTGGGCGACTCCGACCTGGACGTCCGCCGCTTCACCCTCGTCCAGGGGAAGCCGGGGGAGACGGTGCTCCGTATGCAGGCCACCGGCCCCACGTACGACTGCCGGTTCACGGCGACACTGAAGAGCGCCGGCCCGCCGGTGCGGCTCGGCCCGTCCACCGTGGTCTCCGGGCCGCCCGACACCTGCCGGGCCGGTTCCCCCAGCACCCTTCAGCTGATGGCCGGGCAGCTCCGGCGCACCTTCGACGACGCGGGCGGCCTGGCGCCGCTGCTGTACACGAAAACGGGGTGA
- a CDS encoding SLATT domain-containing protein, with the protein MSQPEMQPEGPPRGEGGSDRGRGRFPDRHRPHGRPERRPAGPLRGRGDLVGRAFPHGDWGEPGGRLDALYLWSEEGALRTADWYLRDRLAKRRGARALRLGAAAGAAASGTLPLLDLAGVWEHGAPWGALTLLLAAVCVGCDRYFGMTAGWMRDLATAQAIHRRLEALQFDWATESVREVLGPAEGTASEAAERCLGVLRRFNEDIGELVRTETTDWMVAFRSAPVPQAAHAALPWSAARQEGGPGQQGRYPRQPGTRPNMPRQRPPEAPR; encoded by the coding sequence GTGAGTCAGCCGGAGATGCAGCCCGAGGGGCCCCCTCGGGGCGAGGGCGGGTCCGACCGGGGCCGCGGGCGGTTCCCGGACCGGCACCGGCCCCACGGCCGGCCCGAGCGGCGCCCGGCCGGCCCGCTCCGCGGCCGCGGCGATCTCGTGGGCCGGGCGTTCCCGCACGGCGACTGGGGGGAACCGGGCGGGCGGCTGGACGCGCTGTACCTCTGGAGCGAGGAGGGCGCGCTGCGCACCGCCGACTGGTATCTGCGCGACCGGCTGGCCAAGCGCCGCGGGGCGCGGGCGCTGCGGCTGGGGGCCGCCGCCGGGGCGGCCGCGAGCGGGACGCTGCCGCTGCTCGACCTCGCCGGCGTCTGGGAGCACGGTGCGCCGTGGGGCGCGTTGACGCTGCTGCTGGCGGCGGTGTGCGTGGGCTGTGACCGGTACTTCGGGATGACCGCGGGCTGGATGCGGGACCTGGCCACCGCGCAGGCGATCCACCGGCGGCTGGAGGCGCTGCAGTTCGACTGGGCGACGGAGAGCGTGCGGGAGGTGCTCGGGCCGGCCGAGGGGACCGCGAGCGAGGCGGCGGAGCGCTGCCTGGGCGTGCTGCGGCGGTTCAACGAGGACATCGGGGAGCTGGTGCGCACGGAGACGACGGACTGGATGGTGGCGTTCCGGTCGGCTCCGGTGCCGCAGGCCGCGCACGCGGCGCTGCCGTGGTCGGCGGCGCGGCAGGAGGGCGGCCCGGGGCAGCAGGGGCGGTACCCGCGGCAGCCCGGTACGCGGCCGAACATGCCGCGGCAGCGGCCGCCGGAGGCGCCGCGCTGA
- a CDS encoding polyphosphate polymerase domain-containing protein has protein sequence MIPAVRAIARAAMAARPAPLAEVQARAELLARFSTAYLVPVDVFAAFAAELTDRRRPGGPFAALCINGRRWFRYRSVYYDTPDLRSFHDHRQRNGLRFKIRERLYADTGERQFEVKLKGEHGRTVKHRRPLMPGDPALGPAPRDFLATVLDRSYGIQAPTELGRSIETDYQRATFVADGQRVTCDAALVCRDLETGRSIRADGGLVVVETKTAGRLTEADRLLAGYGVPAADFTKYCGGLSALRPHLHANHWRGPVRTAFPAAAAA, from the coding sequence GTGATACCCGCCGTACGAGCCATCGCGCGCGCCGCCATGGCCGCCCGCCCCGCCCCCCTGGCCGAGGTCCAGGCGCGCGCCGAACTCCTCGCGCGTTTCAGCACCGCCTACCTCGTCCCGGTCGACGTCTTCGCCGCCTTCGCGGCCGAACTCACCGACCGCCGGCGCCCCGGCGGCCCGTTCGCGGCGCTGTGCATCAACGGCCGCCGCTGGTTCCGCTACCGCTCCGTCTACTACGACACCCCCGACCTGCGCTCCTTCCACGACCACCGGCAGCGCAACGGGCTGCGCTTCAAGATCCGCGAGCGGCTCTACGCGGACACCGGCGAGCGGCAGTTCGAGGTCAAGCTCAAGGGCGAGCACGGCCGCACGGTCAAGCACCGGCGGCCCCTGATGCCCGGCGACCCGGCCCTCGGCCCGGCCCCGCGCGACTTCCTCGCCACCGTGCTCGACCGCTCCTACGGCATCCAGGCCCCCACCGAACTGGGCCGCTCCATCGAGACCGACTACCAGCGCGCCACCTTCGTCGCCGACGGGCAGCGCGTCACCTGCGACGCCGCGCTCGTCTGCCGCGACCTGGAGACCGGCCGCTCCATACGGGCCGACGGCGGTCTGGTCGTCGTCGAGACCAAGACCGCCGGCCGGCTCACCGAGGCCGACCGGCTGCTGGCCGGATACGGCGTCCCGGCCGCCGACTTCACCAAGTACTGCGGCGGGCTGTCGGCGCTCCGCCCGCACCTCCACGCCAACCACTGGCGCGGCCCGGTCCGGACCGCCTTTCCCGCCGCCGCGGCGGCCTGA
- a CDS encoding aspartate aminotransferase family protein produces MVEGDGRAVKAADRAHVFHSWSAQGLIDPLPVAGAEGSYFWDYDGNRYLDFSSQLVNTNIGHQHPKVVAAIQEQAGKLCTLAPGFAVDVRSEAARLIAERTPGDLDKIFFTNGGAEAVENAVRMARLHTGRPKVLSTYRSYHGATAAAINLTGDPRRWPSDTGAAGVVHFWGPFLYRSPFHAENEAQECERALAHLEQTVAFEGPGSIAAIILETVPGTAGIMVPPPGYLAGVREICDRHGIVFILDEVMAGFGRTGHWFAADHFGVTPDLLTFAKGVNSGYVPLGGVAISAEIAATFDQRPYPGGLTYSGHPLACASAVATINAMAEERIVENAAEIGERVIGPALREMAERHPSVGEVRGLGVFWALDLVRDKETREPLVPYNAAGAANAPMAEFAAACKRGGLWPFVNMNRTHVVPACTITEAEAKEGLAALDEALATADAHTA; encoded by the coding sequence GTGGTGGAGGGTGACGGGCGGGCTGTGAAGGCGGCCGACCGTGCGCACGTCTTCCACTCCTGGTCCGCCCAGGGCCTGATCGATCCGCTGCCGGTCGCCGGCGCGGAGGGCTCGTACTTCTGGGACTACGACGGCAACCGCTACCTCGACTTCTCCTCCCAGCTGGTCAACACCAACATCGGCCACCAGCACCCCAAGGTCGTCGCGGCCATCCAGGAGCAGGCCGGCAAGCTGTGCACGCTCGCCCCCGGCTTCGCGGTGGACGTCCGCTCCGAGGCCGCCCGGCTGATCGCCGAGCGCACCCCCGGCGACCTCGACAAGATCTTCTTCACCAACGGCGGCGCCGAGGCGGTGGAGAACGCCGTCCGGATGGCCCGGCTGCACACCGGCCGCCCCAAGGTGCTCTCCACCTACCGCTCGTACCACGGCGCCACCGCGGCCGCGATCAACCTCACCGGCGACCCCCGCCGCTGGCCCTCCGACACCGGCGCGGCCGGCGTCGTCCACTTCTGGGGCCCCTTCCTCTACCGCTCGCCGTTCCACGCCGAGAACGAGGCCCAGGAGTGCGAGCGCGCCCTGGCCCACCTGGAACAGACCGTCGCCTTCGAGGGCCCCGGGTCGATCGCCGCGATCATCCTGGAGACCGTCCCCGGCACCGCCGGCATCATGGTCCCGCCGCCCGGCTACCTCGCCGGCGTCCGCGAGATCTGCGACCGCCACGGCATCGTCTTCATCCTCGACGAGGTGATGGCGGGCTTCGGCCGCACCGGCCACTGGTTCGCCGCCGACCACTTCGGCGTCACCCCCGACCTGCTGACCTTCGCCAAGGGCGTCAACTCCGGCTACGTCCCGCTGGGCGGCGTGGCGATCAGCGCCGAGATCGCCGCCACCTTCGACCAGCGGCCCTACCCCGGCGGCCTGACCTACTCCGGTCACCCGCTGGCCTGCGCCTCCGCCGTCGCCACGATCAACGCGATGGCCGAGGAGCGGATCGTGGAGAACGCCGCGGAGATCGGCGAGAGGGTCATCGGCCCGGCGCTGCGCGAGATGGCCGAGCGGCACCCCTCCGTCGGCGAGGTCCGCGGCCTGGGCGTCTTCTGGGCCCTCGACCTGGTCCGCGACAAGGAGACCCGCGAGCCGCTGGTGCCCTACAACGCGGCCGGCGCCGCCAACGCCCCGATGGCCGAGTTCGCCGCGGCCTGCAAGCGCGGCGGCCTGTGGCCGTTCGTGAACATGAACCGCACCCACGTCGTCCCGGCCTGCACCATCACCGAGGCCGAGGCCAAGGAGGGCCTCGCCGCCCTCGACGAGGCCCTGGCGACGGCGGACGCGCACACCGCCTGA
- a CDS encoding LysR family transcriptional regulator: protein MDLRRLSSFLAVVEEQHFGRAATRLFLSPAAVTQHVQQLEREFGTRLLDRGRGPVVPTVAGRRLVSHARTLLAAANAAVEDVTEAGRGGPAPGHGLRVGVMSHGSAEVTPAAVSAFRRARPEVPVTLVQLDFTEHCSALREERVDVAFVRPLVRAEGIEVDVLTTEQRIVAVSARSPLADAAREGARIADVIELPFLRLPARTPRPFVDYLYFQDGERRAPDCALNPHDVLTSVAAGRGAGSGLKSFARYYPWPGTVFVPVLDAPSAQSVLATRSGDPNPEVRIFRALTVALARELGEFAAR, encoded by the coding sequence ATGGATCTGCGTCGGCTGTCTTCGTTCCTGGCGGTGGTCGAGGAGCAGCACTTCGGGCGGGCCGCGACCCGGCTGTTCCTGTCGCCGGCCGCGGTCACCCAGCATGTGCAGCAGCTGGAGCGGGAGTTCGGGACGCGGCTGCTGGACCGCGGGCGGGGCCCGGTGGTGCCGACGGTCGCCGGGCGGCGGCTGGTGTCGCACGCCCGGACGCTGCTGGCCGCCGCGAACGCCGCGGTGGAGGACGTGACCGAGGCCGGCCGGGGCGGGCCGGCACCAGGGCACGGGCTGCGCGTCGGGGTGATGAGCCACGGGTCGGCGGAGGTGACCCCGGCCGCGGTGAGCGCCTTCCGCCGGGCCCGGCCGGAAGTTCCGGTGACCTTGGTGCAGTTGGACTTCACCGAGCACTGCAGCGCGCTGCGCGAGGAGCGGGTGGACGTGGCGTTCGTCCGGCCGCTGGTGCGGGCCGAGGGCATCGAGGTGGACGTCCTGACGACCGAGCAGCGGATCGTGGCGGTCTCCGCGCGGTCGCCGCTGGCGGACGCGGCCCGGGAGGGGGCGCGGATCGCGGACGTCATCGAGCTGCCGTTCCTGCGGCTGCCGGCGCGCACCCCGCGGCCGTTCGTCGACTACCTCTACTTCCAGGACGGCGAGCGGCGGGCGCCGGACTGCGCGCTGAACCCGCACGACGTGCTGACGAGCGTGGCGGCGGGGCGCGGCGCGGGCTCCGGGCTGAAGTCCTTCGCCCGCTACTACCCGTGGCCTGGGACGGTGTTCGTGCCGGTGCTGGACGCGCCGAGCGCGCAGAGCGTCCTGGCGACGCGGTCCGGCGACCCGAATCCGGAGGTGCGGATCTTCCGGGCGCTGACCGTGGCGCTGGCGCGCGAGCTGGGGGAGTTCGCGGCGCGCTAG